The Methylobacterium currus genome contains a region encoding:
- the terL gene encoding phage terminase large subunit, protein MILDDPISVDGANSERVREGIAQWFLEAVPTRLNDPVRSAIVVIMQRLHERDLSGVILAKNLGYDHLMLPMEFEPERACATRIGFADPRRAPGELLFPARFPREAVERDKAAMGEYAAAGQYQQRPAPRDGGLFKRGWFTPVRAWPAGCATVRAWDLAASLPKGGRGMGGRGPDYTAGVKLARAPDGHLYVVDVRRDRLSAGGVERLILATAAEDGTSCRISLPQDPGQAGKAQAQYLVGRLAGYDVRATPESGDKATRAAPVSAQAEAGNLHLVAGPWNEAFLDELCAFPNGAFLDQVDALSRAFAALARPGYGLLGVL, encoded by the coding sequence GTGATCCTCGACGACCCGATCTCGGTCGACGGCGCCAATTCGGAGCGGGTGCGCGAAGGGATCGCCCAATGGTTCCTGGAGGCCGTGCCGACCCGCCTCAACGACCCCGTCCGCTCGGCGATCGTGGTGATCATGCAGCGGCTGCACGAGCGCGACCTGTCGGGCGTGATCCTGGCGAAGAACCTCGGCTACGACCACCTGATGCTGCCGATGGAGTTCGAGCCGGAGCGCGCCTGCGCCACCCGGATCGGCTTTGCCGATCCGCGCCGGGCCCCGGGCGAGCTGCTGTTTCCGGCCCGCTTTCCCCGCGAGGCGGTGGAGCGCGACAAGGCCGCGATGGGCGAGTACGCGGCGGCCGGCCAGTACCAGCAGCGGCCCGCACCCCGGGATGGCGGGCTGTTCAAGCGGGGCTGGTTCACCCCGGTGCGGGCCTGGCCTGCCGGCTGCGCCACTGTCCGGGCCTGGGACCTCGCGGCGAGCCTGCCCAAGGGCGGGCGCGGGATGGGCGGGCGCGGGCCGGACTACACCGCCGGCGTCAAGCTCGCCCGCGCCCCGGACGGGCATCTCTACGTCGTCGACGTGCGCCGCGACCGGCTCTCGGCCGGCGGGGTCGAGCGGCTGATCCTCGCCACCGCCGCCGAGGACGGAACGTCCTGCCGGATCTCGCTGCCGCAGGATCCCGGCCAGGCCGGCAAGGCGCAGGCGCAGTACCTCGTCGGGCGCCTCGCCGGCTACGACGTGCGGGCGACGCCGGAGAGCGGCGACAAGGCGACCCGCGCCGCCCCGGTCTCGGCCCAGGCCGAGGCCGGCAACCTGCACCTCGTCGCCGGGCCCTGGAACGAGGCCTTCCTCGACGAGCTCTGCGCCTTCCCCAACGGCGCCTTCCTGGACCAGGTCGACGCCCTCTCGCGCGCCTTCGCGGCGCTGGCCCGGCCGGGATACGGCCTGCTCGGAGTCCTGTGA
- a CDS encoding DUF1073 domain-containing protein: MWLADRLANLVSGLGGPRDKSTGNLHVHVPRARAELDAAYRDNWLARKVVDIVPFDMLREWRAWQAPPDVAAALAASEERLGLRDRLLRGLRLARLHGGAAILIGDGAPDPGRPLDPETVGQGGLHYLHVLPRAAIQAGPIDRDPLSAWFGEPKGYTVADGQAVHPSRMIRLLGAALPEDDIGDAFGDSVLQALLEAIDQATAASAHIAAMLPEAKQDVISVPGLSQHLSTEDGTRLLTERFAYAARMKGLFGMLLLEGDGRSPEGERYQQKQLDFSGLPEVARLFLQVAAGAADIPVTRLLGQSPAGLNATGESDIRNYHDHVAARQTVELTPAIARLDRLLIRDALGRDEPGLRYAWRPLAQASEREKAEIGRLKAETAATLAREGVVPAGILARGVEGWLSSADLFPGIAAAFGRPAG, encoded by the coding sequence ATGTGGCTCGCCGACCGCCTCGCCAACCTCGTCTCCGGCCTCGGCGGCCCGCGGGACAAGAGCACCGGCAACCTGCATGTCCACGTGCCCCGCGCCCGGGCGGAGCTCGACGCCGCCTACCGGGACAACTGGCTCGCCCGGAAGGTCGTCGACATCGTGCCCTTCGACATGCTGCGCGAGTGGCGCGCCTGGCAGGCGCCGCCGGACGTGGCGGCGGCGCTCGCGGCGAGCGAGGAGCGCCTGGGGCTTCGCGACCGCCTGCTGCGGGGCCTGCGCCTCGCGCGCCTGCATGGCGGCGCCGCGATCCTGATCGGCGACGGCGCGCCGGATCCGGGCCGGCCGCTCGACCCGGAGACGGTGGGGCAGGGAGGATTGCACTACCTCCATGTGCTCCCCCGGGCCGCGATCCAGGCCGGCCCCATCGACCGAGACCCGCTCTCGGCGTGGTTCGGCGAGCCGAAAGGCTACACGGTGGCGGACGGCCAGGCGGTCCATCCGTCCCGGATGATCCGGCTCCTCGGCGCGGCCCTGCCCGAGGACGACATCGGTGACGCTTTCGGCGACAGCGTGCTCCAGGCGCTCCTGGAGGCGATCGACCAGGCGACGGCGGCCTCAGCCCACATCGCCGCGATGCTGCCCGAGGCCAAGCAGGACGTGATCTCGGTGCCGGGCCTGTCGCAGCACCTCTCGACCGAGGACGGCACCCGCCTTCTCACCGAGCGCTTCGCCTATGCGGCCCGGATGAAGGGCCTGTTCGGGATGCTGCTGCTCGAGGGCGACGGCCGCTCGCCGGAGGGCGAGCGCTACCAGCAGAAGCAGCTCGACTTCTCCGGCCTGCCGGAGGTGGCGCGCCTCTTCCTCCAGGTCGCGGCAGGCGCCGCCGACATCCCGGTGACGCGGCTGCTGGGCCAGTCGCCCGCCGGCCTCAACGCCACCGGCGAATCCGACATCCGCAACTACCACGACCATGTCGCGGCGCGTCAGACCGTCGAGCTCACCCCCGCCATCGCCCGCCTCGACCGGCTGCTGATCCGCGACGCGCTCGGCCGCGACGAGCCCGGCCTCCGCTACGCCTGGCGGCCCCTGGCGCAGGCGAGCGAGCGCGAGAAGGCGGAGATCGGCCGCCTCAAGGCCGAGACCGCCGCGACGCTCGCCCGCGAGGGCGTGGTGCCGGCCGGCATCCTCGCCCGCGGCGTGGAGGGCTGGCTCTCCTCCGCCGACCTCTTCCCCGGCATCGCCGCGGCCTTCGGCCGGCCGGCGGGCTGA
- a CDS encoding DUF2213 domain-containing protein, with protein MHLFDRFSLGPAAEIAGARPLGNGALVVQARAARAGNVQVYRGDEVARPDLAEVRIYRDPDEIFREESLRSFGHKPVTLDHPPEAVTPRTWRGVARGHVGDEVVRDGDFVRIPMLLADSSAIAAVQAGRREVSVGYTCDLDWTPGTAPDGQPYDARQTRIVVDHVAIVAQGRAGPECRIGDADLTRRLAEAEARAQAAEAALAEREGEVAALRARVPDAAALDALAAERGALVAQARRILGDAFDPAGLDPGAIRRAAVARTLGEAEAAAMSAAAIEGAFRIVAADPRRTAPHHAPDPLRDALRRRTDDARTPEAAHAAMVETLRNAWKPAGAR; from the coding sequence ATGCATCTCTTCGACCGGTTCAGCCTCGGCCCCGCGGCCGAGATCGCGGGCGCGCGCCCGCTCGGCAACGGCGCCCTGGTGGTGCAGGCGCGCGCCGCCCGCGCCGGCAACGTCCAGGTCTATCGCGGCGACGAGGTCGCCCGGCCGGACCTCGCCGAGGTCCGGATCTACCGCGATCCGGACGAGATCTTTCGCGAGGAGTCCCTGCGCAGCTTCGGCCACAAGCCCGTCACCCTCGACCATCCGCCCGAGGCGGTGACGCCGCGGACCTGGCGCGGGGTCGCCCGGGGCCATGTCGGCGACGAGGTGGTGCGCGACGGCGACTTCGTGCGCATCCCGATGCTGCTCGCCGATTCCTCGGCCATCGCGGCGGTGCAGGCCGGGCGGCGCGAGGTCTCGGTCGGGTACACTTGCGACCTCGACTGGACCCCCGGCACCGCCCCGGACGGCCAGCCCTACGACGCCCGCCAGACCCGCATCGTCGTCGACCACGTCGCCATCGTGGCGCAGGGGCGCGCCGGGCCGGAATGCCGCATCGGCGACGCGGACCTGACCCGGCGCCTCGCCGAGGCCGAGGCGCGGGCACAGGCCGCCGAAGCCGCCTTGGCCGAGCGCGAGGGCGAGGTCGCGGCGCTCCGCGCCCGGGTGCCGGATGCGGCCGCCCTCGACGCGCTGGCGGCCGAGCGCGGCGCCCTGGTGGCGCAGGCCCGCCGCATCCTCGGCGACGCCTTCGATCCCGCCGGCCTCGATCCCGGGGCGATCCGGCGCGCAGCGGTCGCCCGCACCCTCGGCGAGGCGGAGGCCGCCGCCATGAGCGCCGCCGCGATCGAGGGCGCCTTCCGGATCGTCGCCGCCGACCCGCGCCGCACCGCCCCCCACCACGCCCCGGACCCGCTGCGCGACGCCCTTCGCCGCCGGACCGACGACGCCCGCACGCCCGAGGCGGCCCATGCCGCCATGGTCGAGACCCTCCGCAACGCCTGGAAACCCGCAGGAGCCCGCTGA
- a CDS encoding structural cement protein Gp24, producing MPAVQTSYPARPAAAYEGMAADQDPATVISRTVETADGIAFGRAAFQGTRDDGIAASGAVFRGIVLADRNARPNPSGADLFAKGETAPVMVRGTVWVVTASAASVGAAAYVTAAGAVTATASGNTPIASALFDTSAPAGGLVRLRLN from the coding sequence ATGCCCGCCGTCCAGACCAGCTACCCCGCCCGGCCCGCCGCCGCCTACGAGGGCATGGCCGCCGACCAGGATCCCGCCACGGTGATCAGCCGCACCGTCGAGACGGCCGACGGCATCGCCTTCGGCCGAGCCGCCTTCCAGGGCACCCGCGACGACGGCATCGCGGCCTCGGGGGCGGTCTTCCGCGGCATCGTGCTGGCCGACCGCAACGCCCGGCCGAATCCGAGTGGCGCCGACCTCTTCGCCAAGGGCGAGACCGCGCCGGTGATGGTGCGCGGCACCGTCTGGGTCGTCACCGCCTCCGCCGCGAGCGTCGGGGCCGCGGCTTACGTCACCGCCGCCGGCGCCGTCACGGCCACCGCCTCCGGCAATACCCCGATCGCGAGCGCCCTGTTCGACACCTCCGCGCCCGCCGGCGGCCTCGTCCGCCTGCGCCTGAACTGA
- a CDS encoding DUF2184 domain-containing protein, whose protein sequence is MTRTLLTDAPRALAFLVSQQAFIEPNVYRNQYPAIRYPRLVPVDTAAPEWVPTVTYFSVDRVGQATWVHGAASDVPKAELLRRQYETTIAMAGIGYGYDLEELGKAQLLGMTLDADKADAARQASEEFIDQVALRGDATKGFAGLLNHPGVTVGSAAATGTGGSTLWAQKTAEQVLTDINGQLIGIFTGSNTVEMADTVLLPYDQMLSLGLRRLDPTSPITLLDWIRRHNVYTLETGQDLTVYGVRTLETAGTGGTARMVAYRRDPSVLKLWLPMPFRFFPAWQTGPWRFEVPGAFRLGGLDIRRPAACRYLDGI, encoded by the coding sequence ATGACCCGCACCCTCCTCACCGACGCCCCCCGGGCGCTCGCCTTCCTGGTCAGCCAGCAGGCCTTCATCGAGCCCAACGTCTACCGCAACCAGTACCCGGCGATCCGCTATCCGCGCCTCGTGCCGGTCGACACCGCGGCACCCGAATGGGTGCCGACCGTGACCTACTTCTCGGTCGACCGGGTCGGCCAGGCGACCTGGGTCCACGGCGCGGCCAGCGACGTGCCGAAGGCCGAGCTGCTGCGGCGCCAGTACGAGACCACCATCGCCATGGCGGGGATCGGATACGGCTACGACCTCGAGGAGCTCGGCAAGGCGCAGCTCCTCGGCATGACCCTCGACGCCGACAAGGCCGACGCCGCCCGGCAGGCCTCCGAGGAGTTCATCGACCAGGTCGCCCTCCGGGGCGACGCCACGAAGGGATTCGCCGGCCTCCTCAACCATCCGGGCGTGACGGTGGGCAGCGCCGCCGCCACCGGCACCGGCGGCAGCACCCTCTGGGCCCAGAAGACCGCCGAGCAGGTGCTGACCGACATCAACGGCCAGCTCATCGGCATCTTCACCGGCTCGAACACGGTCGAGATGGCCGACACCGTGCTGCTGCCCTACGACCAGATGCTGAGCCTCGGCCTGCGCCGCCTCGACCCGACGAGCCCGATCACGCTCCTCGACTGGATCCGGCGCCACAACGTCTACACCCTGGAGACCGGCCAGGACCTGACGGTCTACGGCGTGCGCACCCTCGAGACCGCCGGCACCGGCGGCACCGCCCGCATGGTCGCGTATCGCCGCGACCCTTCCGTGCTGAAGCTGTGGCTGCCGATGCCGTTCCGGTTCTTCCCGGCCTGGCAGACCGGCCCGTGGCGCTTCGAGGTGCCGGGCGCCTTCCGGCTCGGCGGGCTCGACATCCGCCGCCCCGCCGCCTGCCGCTACCTCGACGGCATCTGA
- a CDS encoding DUF4054 domain-containing protein, translating to MAETITPEAFRARFPAFAGVPDAAIAGALAEAAPRVGAGWPAAEAALGRMLHAAHTLTLDGRGGPEAELARAGALDLKALRSGTLHLERRDAAPEDLPGTLGLTSFGRRFHEVMRRNSIGVAVV from the coding sequence ATGGCGGAGACGATCACCCCGGAGGCGTTCCGGGCCCGCTTCCCCGCCTTCGCGGGCGTCCCCGACGCCGCGATCGCGGGGGCGCTGGCGGAGGCGGCCCCGCGGGTCGGGGCGGGCTGGCCGGCGGCGGAGGCCGCCCTCGGGCGGATGCTCCACGCCGCCCACACCCTCACCCTCGACGGGCGGGGCGGGCCCGAGGCCGAGCTCGCCCGGGCGGGCGCCCTCGACCTCAAGGCCCTGCGCAGCGGCACCCTCCACCTGGAGCGCCGCGACGCAGCCCCCGAAGACCTGCCGGGGACGCTCGGGCTCACCTCCTTCGGGCGGCGCTTCCACGAGGTGATGCGCCGCAACAGCATCGGTGTGGCGGTGGTGTGA
- a CDS encoding DUF3168 domain-containing protein, with amino-acid sequence MAGLDLSPQLLRAVRTRLLADPALRPLVGDRVREVASVREEWPFLRVDPPEVSPYAAQGWRGCACRLTVHAFLRGARDLGPVQELLAAVSVALDEADLALARGELLWIAHERSLVLPEPLGPGSWHGVARFGAVAAEAV; translated from the coding sequence ATGGCCGGCCTCGACCTCTCGCCCCAGCTCCTGCGGGCGGTGCGGACCCGCCTCCTCGCCGATCCGGCCTTGCGCCCGCTCGTCGGCGACCGGGTGCGCGAAGTGGCGAGCGTCCGGGAGGAATGGCCGTTCCTGCGCGTCGATCCGCCGGAGGTCAGCCCCTACGCGGCGCAAGGCTGGCGCGGCTGCGCCTGTCGCCTGACCGTCCACGCCTTCCTGCGCGGCGCCCGGGACCTCGGGCCGGTGCAGGAGCTGCTCGCCGCCGTCTCGGTCGCCCTCGACGAGGCCGACCTGGCGCTCGCCCGCGGCGAGCTCCTCTGGATCGCCCACGAGCGCAGCCTGGTCCTGCCGGAACCCCTCGGGCCCGGCTCCTGGCACGGCGTCGCCCGCTTCGGCGCGGTGGCCGCCGAAGCTGTCTAA
- a CDS encoding phage tail tube protein — protein sequence MAQPTTLPFSAIAVKLESLTKAGTFEAPCGLTERAAQFTKETNSAVVPDCANEDAVPFVDRFAVSKSVAVSGKGVMARQSLARWRAAYEADGPVRARVEVSGTGADGGGAWEGLFHLTSFEVGAVRGERCTVSVALQSTGAVAFTAAA from the coding sequence ATGGCCCAGCCCACCACCCTGCCGTTCTCGGCGATCGCCGTGAAGCTCGAGAGCCTGACCAAGGCCGGCACCTTCGAGGCGCCCTGCGGCCTCACCGAGCGGGCGGCGCAGTTCACCAAGGAAACCAACAGCGCGGTCGTGCCCGACTGCGCCAACGAGGACGCCGTCCCCTTCGTCGACCGGTTCGCGGTCTCGAAGTCGGTCGCGGTCTCCGGCAAGGGCGTGATGGCGCGCCAGAGCCTCGCCCGCTGGCGCGCCGCCTACGAGGCGGACGGGCCTGTGCGGGCCCGGGTCGAGGTGAGCGGCACCGGCGCCGACGGCGGCGGCGCCTGGGAAGGCCTCTTCCACCTCACCAGCTTCGAGGTCGGCGCGGTGCGGGGCGAGCGCTGCACCGTTTCGGTGGCGCTGCAATCGACCGGGGCGGTCGCCTTCACGGCCGCGGCGTGA
- a CDS encoding gene transfer agent family protein, whose protein sequence is MSRDGHIDLALEETTHRFRLAIGDLEALQEATGAGPAALLHRFHAGRLYRFQDVRDVLRLGLIGGGTPVPQAHALARRLDGLPCIPLIAKAALVLAAALEGTEDERVGRPAGAAGPEGRIAFAAFYGAAAAMGLPAADLRAMSLWQLAAYIDGFNRARDPDAADAPTPAEEDALWAWLRGLPDDALPDDGSPA, encoded by the coding sequence ATGAGCCGCGACGGCCATATCGATCTCGCCCTCGAGGAGACCACCCACCGCTTCCGCCTCGCCATCGGCGACCTGGAGGCGCTCCAGGAGGCCACGGGCGCGGGCCCCGCCGCCCTGCTGCACCGCTTCCATGCCGGGAGGCTGTACCGGTTCCAGGACGTGCGCGACGTGCTGCGCCTCGGCCTGATCGGCGGCGGCACCCCGGTGCCGCAGGCCCATGCGCTGGCCCGCCGCCTCGACGGGCTGCCCTGCATCCCGCTGATCGCCAAGGCCGCCCTGGTGCTGGCGGCGGCCCTGGAGGGCACCGAGGACGAGCGAGTCGGCCGCCCCGCGGGGGCTGCCGGCCCCGAGGGGCGGATCGCCTTCGCGGCGTTCTACGGCGCCGCCGCCGCCATGGGCCTGCCCGCCGCCGACCTGCGGGCAATGAGCCTGTGGCAGCTCGCCGCCTACATCGACGGCTTCAACCGCGCCCGCGACCCGGACGCGGCCGACGCCCCGACGCCCGCGGAAGAGGACGCGCTCTGGGCCTGGCTCCGAGGCCTCCCGGACGACGCCCTCCCGGATGACGGATCGCCCGCATGA
- a CDS encoding DUF2460 domain-containing protein, with amino-acid sequence MPSPFHEVRFPLALSYGSRGGPERRTEIVTLGSGDEERNSLWRHSRRRYNAGPALRSAEDVALLIAFFEERRGPLHGFRWRDTFDHSSAPPGQAPAPTDQRLGTGDGTTRVFPLAKTYGSAFAPYARPITKPVAGSGLVAVGGVALAASAVTLDATTGLVTLKAAPAPGAVVTAGFLFDVPVRFATDRIEIDHQALRAGVVADIPILEIRR; translated from the coding sequence ATGCCGAGCCCCTTCCACGAGGTGCGCTTCCCCCTCGCCCTGTCCTACGGCTCCCGCGGCGGGCCGGAACGGCGCACCGAGATCGTCACCCTCGGCTCCGGCGACGAGGAGCGCAACAGCCTCTGGCGCCACTCGCGGCGGCGCTACAACGCGGGACCGGCCCTGCGCTCGGCCGAGGACGTGGCGCTGCTGATCGCCTTCTTCGAGGAGCGCCGCGGCCCCCTCCACGGCTTTCGCTGGCGCGACACCTTCGACCATTCCTCCGCGCCGCCCGGGCAGGCTCCCGCGCCCACCGACCAGCGCCTCGGCACCGGCGACGGCACCACCCGGGTGTTCCCGCTCGCCAAGACCTACGGGTCCGCCTTCGCGCCCTATGCCCGCCCGATCACCAAGCCGGTCGCCGGCTCGGGTCTGGTCGCGGTCGGCGGCGTCGCGCTCGCCGCCTCGGCCGTCACGCTCGATGCCACGACGGGCCTCGTCACCCTCAAGGCGGCGCCGGCTCCGGGTGCCGTGGTGACGGCGGGCTTCCTCTTCGACGTGCCGGTGCGCTTCGCCACCGACCGCATCGAGATCGACCACCAGGCCCTGCGTGCCGGCGTGGTCGCCGACATCCCGATCCTCGAGATCCGCCGATGA
- a CDS encoding DUF2163 domain-containing protein — MKTLPPNLAASLASGVTTLCTCWIVTRSDGQRLGFTDHDEDVTVDGVPCSAESGATGTALEQGTGLTADSLEIVGALTSGRLAEAELARGLFDGAAVAVWRVDWASPADRVLVLSGTLGEVSRGPTAFTAEVRGLADRLNQPRGRVYQRSCDALFGDGRCKVDATAPALRGSGTVATVRSARTLSAFGLAGYAARWFEAGRLVWISGANAGAAVEVRAHGQSGSLATLDLWEPMPAPILPGDAFQVVAGCDKSLASCRDKFANVVNFRGFPDLPGNDYAVAYAVQGADNDGGRLG; from the coding sequence ATGAAGACCCTGCCGCCCAACCTCGCCGCCAGCCTCGCGAGCGGGGTCACCACCCTGTGCACGTGCTGGATCGTCACCCGCAGCGACGGCCAGCGCCTCGGCTTCACCGACCACGACGAAGACGTGACCGTCGACGGCGTCCCGTGCTCGGCCGAGAGCGGCGCCACCGGCACCGCGCTCGAACAGGGCACCGGGCTCACCGCCGACAGCCTGGAGATCGTCGGGGCGCTCACCAGCGGGCGCCTGGCGGAAGCCGAGCTGGCGCGCGGCCTGTTCGACGGCGCCGCGGTCGCGGTCTGGCGGGTCGACTGGGCGAGCCCGGCCGACCGGGTCCTCGTCCTCTCCGGCACCCTGGGCGAGGTCTCGCGCGGGCCCACCGCCTTCACGGCGGAGGTGCGCGGCCTCGCCGATCGGCTCAACCAGCCGCGCGGCCGGGTCTACCAGCGCTCCTGCGACGCGCTGTTCGGGGACGGCCGTTGCAAGGTCGACGCGACAGCGCCGGCGCTGCGCGGCAGCGGTACGGTCGCGACGGTGAGAAGCGCCCGCACCCTGTCGGCCTTCGGCCTCGCCGGCTATGCCGCCCGGTGGTTCGAGGCCGGCCGGCTGGTCTGGATCTCCGGCGCCAATGCCGGCGCCGCGGTCGAGGTGCGGGCGCACGGCCAGTCCGGCAGCCTCGCCACCCTCGACCTGTGGGAGCCGATGCCGGCCCCGATCCTCCCCGGCGACGCGTTCCAGGTCGTCGCCGGCTGCGACAAGTCCCTGGCGAGCTGCCGGGACAAGTTCGCCAACGTCGTCAACTTCCGCGGCTTCCCGGACCTGCCGGGCAACGACTACGCCGTGGCCTACGCCGTCCAGGGAGCCGACAACGATGGAGGCCGCCTCGGCTGA
- a CDS encoding DUF6950 family protein — protein sequence MEAASAETRARVVALARTWLGTPYHHQASLRGAGCDCLGLLRGVYAALYGAEPEAPPPYTPSWAEDRGQETLRDAAARHLVPLAPAAAEPGDVLLFRWRDGLPAKHCAIVAGPSHMIHAYDGHAVVETWIPPAWSRRIAYAFRFPEPLPEIPPGIVPKIPPGIVPKIPPGIAPKIPPGIAPKIPQGPAR from the coding sequence ATGGAGGCCGCCTCGGCTGAGACCCGCGCGCGCGTCGTCGCGCTGGCGCGCACCTGGCTCGGGACGCCCTACCACCACCAGGCCAGCCTGCGCGGGGCGGGCTGCGACTGCCTCGGCCTGCTGCGGGGCGTCTACGCCGCCTTGTACGGCGCCGAGCCGGAGGCGCCGCCGCCCTACACGCCGAGCTGGGCGGAGGATCGCGGCCAGGAGACGTTGCGGGATGCCGCCGCCCGCCACCTGGTGCCGCTGGCGCCCGCCGCGGCCGAGCCCGGCGACGTGCTGCTGTTTCGCTGGCGCGATGGTCTGCCGGCCAAGCACTGCGCGATCGTGGCGGGCCCGTCCCACATGATCCACGCCTATGACGGTCACGCGGTGGTCGAGACCTGGATCCCGCCAGCCTGGTCCCGGCGGATCGCCTACGCCTTCCGGTTTCCCGAACCCCTCCCCGAGATCCCGCCCGGGATCGTCCCGAAGATCCCGCCCGGGATCGTCCCGAAGATCCCGCCCGGGATCGCCCCGAAGATCCCGCCCGGGATCGCCCCGAAGATCCCGCAGGGGCCCGCGCGATGA